DNA sequence from the Streptomyces sp. CA-210063 genome:
CGCCTGGCCTTCGCGTGCCACTCCCGCCTCGACCGATAACCCCCCGGCGCCCCCTTGGTCCCCTGCTGCCCGACCGGCAGGGACAGCCGGTGCTCGATGGTGCGGACGCCGGCTTCCAGGTTCTGCAGGTGCGCCAGCTGGCAGCGGCGGGCCAGCGCCCACTGGTCGTGCGTCGCTTTGGTGATACTGCCCGCCCACCGCGACGACGAGAGCGGCGTCAGCTCCCGCTTACGCACCGCCCACGTCTCAGCGGAGCGCTCCAGGCCGTCCTGACAGCGCACCTTGAGATCCTTCGAAGCGAGCGCCCCCAGATGTGCGCCGACCAAACGCAGCACCTTCTCATCATCCGGTGTCAGCTGCTTGAGACGGGTCCGGATGGCCACACCATGCGGGCCGGACGCGACGAACGGCGCCGCCACAGCCCTCAGCTCACCCACCCTGTCACCCCCGCCCGTACCCACCCCGAAGATCCCGTCGCCATGGGAAACGAGCGTCATCGACGAACGTCACGCATTCGATGAAAGAACGTCAGTTCCCCACCGAAACCGACCCCACCGCCAAGGCACGCCACGACACCGACCCCCCACACCCACTCCCGCTCACCAGAACGCTCTTGAACGCACTCCAGCGGCAGCAGCTCCAAACCCTCCTCGTATTCTTCGAGTGGGTTGATCCACGTTCTCTGCTCGGGTCGGCCCACGGCCGGCTCGGGTGAGGGAGGGTGCCGTGACACGACCGCCGACCGCCGCCCAGCGGCGGATCATCGATGCCGCCGAGCCCGTGACCGGGCGGCTGACGGGTACGGAGATCCAGCTCGCGGCGCTGGTGAAGCGGGGGCTGGCCTTCCGGCATCCGCGCCCGCCGCACGACCACTTCCTGACACCGGCCGGGCATCGCCTGCGGGAGACGGCCGAGGTCGCGGAGAAGGTCCCCGAAACCGCCGTCCCGGCCGCCGCCCCCGCCGAGACCGGTGTCTTCGCCGCGCGGGTCGGCGGCGAGGAGGCCGCCGAGGCCGGGCCGGCGCGTGTACGTGAGGTGCACAGCGCCTGGCAGGGGCTCCTGGAGCTGCGCCGGATGACCAACCCGGGCGGCGCCATGGACCGCCCGTGCGGCTGGGAGCGGACACATCTGGTGCGGGCCGCCGCGCTGGCCCTGGAGGCGGCGGGCCACCGGCCGGCGGGAGCGGACGCGGATGCGGCGGGGGCGGGCGGTGGCTATCGCGTACGGGCCACGCCCCAGCCGGAGGCCGTCGCCGTACGCGAGCCGGACGCCGAGGCGCTGCGGGCCTGCGCGGCGACGCTGGAGAAGGCGGGCTGGCAGGTCGGCGAGCACACGGATCCGCGTACGCGGCAGCGGTATCTGCTGGCGTCGCCGAGGCGGGCGTAGGCCTGTCGCCGGGGAATGCCGTCGGCCACTGGAAGGTTGCCAGGCATGAGCAAGCGCTCAGTAAGCTTGCGCCGTCCTGTTCGCCGTAGATCCGTAGTGGGTCGTAGTAGGGGGCAGTCGTGACCGAGCCGTTTTTCGTTCCAGTGACCGTGCGGGGATACGAGACCGATATACAGGGGCACCTGAACCAGAGCGTGTATCTCCAGTACGGCGAGCATGCGCGGTGGGCGTTGCTGCAGGCGGCCGGGATACGTCAGGCCGATCTGATGGCGAAGGGGGTCGGTCCCGTGGCGCTGGAGACGACGATCAGCTATCGCCGGGAGCTGCTGGCGGGTGACGAGGTCGAGGTGACGTGTGTGTTCGTCTGGGGTGAGGGCAAGACGTTCCGCATCGAGCAGACCGTACGCAGGACGGACGGCACCGTGGCGGCCGAGATCACCGGCGTCGGTGGGCTCATGGACCTGAAGATCCGCAAGCTGGTGGCCGACCCCGGGGAGTATTTCCGGGCCCTGGCGGCCGACCCCTCGCTGTTCGGGTTCTGAGCGTGGCGGGCCCCACGCTGCTCGGACTCTGAACGCGGCGGACCCCCGCCGCCCGGACCGTGCGCACGGGCCCACGGTTCGGACGGCGGGTGAGTCACCGCTTCCTGTCGCTCAGCCCAGCGGGTTGAGCAGAGCCGGGTCGTTCTCGAAGGCGAACAGCAGCAGGTCCGTCATCGTGAACCGGCCCTTCCGGTGGGCCGGGAGGCTCGGGCGCCAGTGCGGGTGCTTCACGATCGACGTCCTGCTGCCCTCCATCGCACGGTGGAAGACCTCGGCGACGAGGGTGCCGCCGACGCCGGTGAGGCGGCCGGGGTGGGCTTCGTTCACCTCGGCCTCGCGCAGGACGTAGAACCACAGCGGGGTGTGCTCCACGAGCTGTGCGCGCTCGGCGTCGGAGAGGCCCTCCAGGACGGCGCCGCCGTCGCCCCGCAGGATCTGGTCCTCCGTCAGCGGCTTGAAGCCCATCTGGGCGGCCAGCTGGGGCCCGGTGGCCAGCTCGACCATCGCGGCCCGCGTGAGGTTGCGGAACGCGAGGTTGCGCTGGATCGGCGGCGGGGCAGGGCGGCCACGACCGTCGAAGGTGCCGGTCGGCAGCGTGGCCAACGGGTCGACGAGCAGCGTGTCGAGACGCTTGGCCACGTTGAACTCGCCCTCGGGCACGACCAGGTCGTCCCGGCCGGTCTCGCCGAAGTCGAACAGCCGACGGAAGTCGACGATCCAGTTGCTCGGCAGCCGCAGGTTCTCCCCGGAGTTCGGGTCGTCGAGGTCGCTCAGGTCGTCCGGGCCCGGCGTGAGGTTGCCCGCCGTGCCGCTGAACCGGAACAGCAGGCCGAGCGAGGCGATCGGGCCCGGTCCGCCCGCACGGAACACGCTGTTCCACTGGTAGGCCCCGCGCACCATGCTGTGTCCGAGCCGGTAGGCGGCGACGGAGAACTCGATGGGCATCGTGGGCAGGTCACCGGGACGGGTGTACCCGGGCCGCTCGAAGTGCTTGCGCCCCCGGGTGAAGACCCGCTCGACGATGTCCGGGTCGACGATGCGCGGCAGGAAGTCGGTGCGCAGCACCCACTGGTAGTGCTTCACGACGATGTCCCGGGCCGCGTGGAACAGCCGGTGCTCGGGCACTCCGCGCTCGGCGAGGTGGTCGACGACGCGGTTGTGGAAGCGGATGAACGCCAGGTGGAGCTGGCCGACGGCCAGGTTCTCGTCGTTGCGCGCGTCCGGGATGAGCGGGGCGCGCTTGTCCGCCTGCGTGCCGCCGGCCGCCTCGCCGGCCCTCGGCAGGTCGAAGCCCTCCTGGTCGATGCTGGCGGGCGGGAACTCGGGCGGGAAGCCCACGCCGAGTGTGGTGCCCGTCTTGAGGCGGCCGTCGGGCTCGTAGAAGCGGGCGCTGCTCGCGTGCTTCGGGCCCATACCGTAGAGCGAGTCCAGGTCGAGGGCGGGGCTGCGCCCCTGCGCCAGGTCCTCGACCGGGACCGGCTCGCCCAGCCCCACCTGGGTGCGGTCCAGTGTCAGGTCGTGGTCGACGAACTGCCCGAGGTACGTGAACCCCGCCGGGATCGCCGTCCCGGGTTCCCCGGAGTCGGGGTCGGCGCCGCCCGTGCCCGTGGTCATGGCCTCGGCCAGCTTGCCGCGCAGTGTCTCGTCGAGCTGGACCCCCTTCTCGCCGAACCGGGAGAAGCGGAAGGCCATCTGCTGCTCGGTCGCGCTAGGTACGCGCGCGATCGCCTCCCCCTTCTCGAACTCCAGGATCCGGCCCTCGTCGACGACGAAGTAGGTCTCGCGATGGTGTCGATGCACCATGTGTGTCCCCGTTCTGTCCCCCGGCTCCGCGAACGGTCGCAACCGGACTTACCGGTTCTCCCCGTGCGTACCGGCCCCCACCGGACGCGAAGCGATCATTCGGATAAATCCCTGTTTCCCGACAACGTGTCGTGCACGGCGGGCGGTTCCTGGTCCGGGAAATCTACTCATATTGACGTAGATGCGAGCTGACGCTCGGCGTCGTACGAGGCCACGCGAGGCCGACGGCCCGTTCCGGGGAAGGAGCCGTTCACGTCGGGTTCTCCCCCTTGTGGCCCTGTGTCTGTGCACAAGTGGGGTTTCGGCGGGTATTCCTCCCACGGCGTACCCCCCACCCGCACCCCGGAGACACCATGCCGCTCGCCCGCCGTGCCCTCCTCGCCGCCCTCGCCGTAAGTTCGGCGGCGGCCTGCACCTCGGCCCGCGCGATCCCCTCGGACGACGCGCCCCGCACCGACAAGGCACTGCGCACGGCCTCGGTGGCGGCCCGGCGGCTGCTGCCGGACCACTGGCGGCAGATCACGTTCGCGGAAGGGCAGGAACGGGACACCTTCCGCGTGTCGGGGAGCACCGGGCACGTCACCGTCGCCGGTGACACACCCGCCACCCAACTCACCGGCCTGAACTGGTACTTGCGGCACATCGCGTACGCCGAGATCAACTGGGCGGGCGAGCAGACGGACCTCCTGCCGCGCGAGCTGCCGGGCCTCGACGGCACGGTCAGCCGTCGGGCGAACGTCCCCCACCGCTTCGCGCTGAACGACACGAACGACGGCTACACGGGCGCGTACCTCGACTGGACGTACTGGGAGCGCGAACTCGACGTGCTGGCGCTGCACGGCTACAACGAGGTCCTGGTCTACGCGGGCGCGGACGCGCTGTACCACCGGGTGTTCCAGGAGTTCGGGTACGCGGACGAGGAGCTGCGGACGTGGATCCCGGGCCCGGCCCACCAGCCCTGGTGGCTGCTGCAGAACCTGTCCGCCTTCCCCTCCCCCGTCTCCCAACAGCTCCTGGACGCCCGGGCCGCCCTCGGCCGCCGGATCGCGGACCGGGTGCGGGAGCTGGGGATGACGCCGGTGTTCCCCGGCTACTTCGGCACGGTCCCGGCCGGTTTCGCGGAGCGCAATCCGGGGGCGCGGACCGTGCCGCAGGGCGAGTGGATGGGCTTCGCGCGCCCCGACTGGCTGGACCCGCGCACGGACGAGTTCGCGCGGGTGGCGGCGGCCTTCTACCGCGTGCAGGACGAGATGTGCGGCGGCGCGTCGACCCTGTACAAGATGGACCTCCTGCACGAGGGCGGCGACCCGGGCGACGTGCCCGTCGCCGACGCGGCGAAGGGCGTCGAGCGGGCACTCCGCCGGGCCCACCCGGGGGCCACCTGGGTGATCCTCGGCTGGCAGCACAACCCGCCGCGCGCGATCGTCGATGCCGTCGACAAGAAGCACATGCTCGTCGTCGACGGCCTCTCCGACCGCTTCCCCACGGTCACCGACCGCGAGGCCGACTGGGGCGACACGCCGTACGCCTTCGGCTCGATCTGGAACTTCGGCGGCCACACCGTGCTCGGCGCGAACACGCCCGACTGGGCCGAGCTGTACGAGAAGTGGCGCACGAACGGCGGCAGCAAGCTGCGCGGGATCGCCCTGATGCCGGAGGCGGCGGACAACAACCCGGCCGCCTTCGCTCTCTTCTCCGAACTGGCCTGGCGGGAAGGCGCGTTGGATCTGAAGGCCTGGTTCGCCGAGTGGGCGCACGCCCGGTACGGGGCCCGCGATGCGCACGCCGAGGCCGCCTGGGACATCCTGCGCCGCACCGCGTACGGCACCACCCGCGCCGACTCGTGGAGCGAGGGCGCCGACGGCCTGTTCGGCGCCCGGCCGGCACTGAACTCCGTACGGGCGGGCCGCTGGTCGCCGAAGCGACTCCGCTACGACGCCGCCGACTTCGAGCCCGCGCTCGGCGAACTGCTGCGAGTGCGGACCGAGTTGCGCGCATCTTCGGCGTACCGTCGCGACCTCCTCGATGTGGCCCGTCAGTCGCTCTCCAATCGCAGCCGGGTCCTGCTGCCGCGGATCAAGGAGGCGTACGACGCCGGGAACGCGGACCGTTTCGACGAGTTGAGCGGTGTCTGGCTCTCGCTCATGGATCTGCTGGACGAGCTGGTGGCCACCGACTCCCGGCATCTGCTGGGCCGTTGGGTCGCGGACGCCCGTTCCTGGGGTGCGGGGGCCGCCGAGCGGGAGCAGTTGGCGTACGACAATCTGTCGCTGCTGACCGTGTGGGGGACGCGGAAGGGCGCGGACGCGGGGCTGCGGGACTACGCGAACCGGGAGTGGGCGGGGCTGGTCGGCGGGCTGTACCGGCTGCGCTGGTCGACGTACTTCGAGGAGCTGCGGGCCGCGCTGAAGGAGGGCCGGGCGCCGAAGAAGATCGACTGGTTCGCCCTGGAGGACCGCTGGACCCGTGATCCGGGGCCGCTCGCGACCGAGCCGAGCGGGGACACGTACACGGTCGCCGCACGGGTCCGGGACCGGCTCACAGCGCTCTCCTGACGGATCACAGCCCACTGCCACGGCAATTTCACGAAGGCAGTAGCAGGTCCACAGCGATGTCAGCCGGGTCGAGTCGAACCGTTCCGGGGCGCACACGATCATGTGCGCCCCGGAGACGGCCGCCGTGGTTCCCGCTCGGGTCCACGGCTTCCGGCCGAGGGCCGTCCCCCTCACCGGAGCTCAAGTGCCGTACGGCGCAGCGGGATTACGCGATCAGCTCCCGGCGGCGATCCGCGCCAGCCGCTGAGCCTCTGCCCGTGTCGAGCGGGCGATCGCGTCCTCGTCCACGTGCAGCAGCCGTCCGTGCTCCACGATCTGACGGCCATTCACGAACGACGCGGTCACGGGGGCCGCCGCGCCGAAGACCAGGGCGGCCACCGGGTCGGCGATCGACGCGTGAGCGAGGGTGTCGAGCTTCCAGAGGACGAGGTCGGCGAGCTTGCCCACCTCCAGGGAGCCGATCTCGCTCGCCCGGCCCAGGACTTGGGCGCCGCCGAAAGTGCCGAGGCGCAGCGCCTGGCGGGCGTTCAACGCCGCTTCGCGGTGGGCGCCGAGGCGGTTGATGAGGAGCGCGTTGCGCAACTCCGTGTGCAGCTCACCGGACTCGTTCGACGCGGTGCCGTCGACGCCGAGGCCGACCGGGACGCCGGCCGCCAGCATGTCCGGGACACGGGCGATGCCCGCCGCCAGTCGGGCGTTGGAGGACGGGCAGTGGGCGACACCCGTCTTCGTGCGGGCGAAGGCGTCGATGTCGGAGTCGTTCATATGGACGCAGTGGGCCATCCACACGTCCTCACCGAGCCAGCCCGTCGACTCGAAGTAGTCGGTCGGGCCCATGCCGAACAGTTCCTTGCAGAACTGCTCCTCTTCGACCGTCTCCGAGCCATGGGTGTGCAGCCGTACGCCCTTGCGGCGCGCCAACTCGGCGCCCTGCTTGAGGAGTTCGGTGGAGACGGAGAACGGCGAGCAGGGCGCGACGGCCACCTGGGTCATCGCGCCGAAGGAGGCGTCGTGGTGCTCGTCGACGGTCGCCTCGGTGGCGGCGAGCGCGCCCTGAAGGGTCTCGACGGCGAAGTCCGGGGGCAGACCGCCGTCCTTCTCGCTGCGGTCCATGGAGCCCCGGGCGAGCGTGAAGCGGACGCCCATCTCGCGCGCCGCCCGGATGATCGAGCCCGACAGATCTCCGGTCCCCTGCGGGAAGACGTAGTGGTGGTCCATCGCGGTCGTCACCCCGCCACGGGCCAACATGCCGAGCGAGCCCTGCGCGGCCGCGTACGTCATGCGCTCGTCGATGCGCGCCCAGGTCGGGTAGAGGGCGACGAGCCAGTCGAAGAGGTTGTGGTCGGTGGCGAGGCCCCGGGTGATCCACTGGTAGAAGTGGTGGTGGGAGTTGACCAGGCCGGGGGTCACCAGGTGCCCGGTCGCGTCGATCCGGCGTACGACGTCGGCCAGCCCCTCGGGAGCCTTGCCGGCGCCGACCGACTCGATCATGTTGTCCGCCACGACCACATGCCCCGACGTGTACTCGGTGTCCTTCGCGTCCACGGTCGCGATCGCCGCGTTCTCGATGACGACGCGCTGGGTTGCTGCCATGGTCCGTCCTTCAGAGGTTGGTGAGGTCCGCCGGGATCTTCTCTTCGCATCCGTCCCGCAGGACGGTTGCCTCGATCAGGCCGTAGGGGCGGTCGGCGGCGAAGTACACGGCTCCGTCGGCGGTGTCGTTCTTGAGACCGAACGGGGCGAGGTCCACGAGGAAGTGGTGCTTGTTCGGGAGGGAGAAGCGGACCTCGTCGACCTCGTCGCGGTTGTCGATGATCCGCGCGCCCATCTGGTACAGGGTCTGCTGGAGCGAGAGCGAGTACGTCTCCGCGAACGCCTGGAGCATGTGCTTCTTCACCTGCTCGTACGACGCCTCCCAGTCGGGCATCTCCCGCTCGTCGTCGGTCCAGTTGAAGCGCCAGCGGGCGGAGACCTCGGTGGCGAGAACGCGGTCGTACGCCTCGGGGAGGGTCGTGTACTTGTCCTTGACGTAGCCCCAGAACTCCGAGTCGGTCGAGTTCATGACCGTCAGGTCCTTGAGGCCGGAGACGACCTCCCACGACGAGCCGTCGTACGTGATCTGGGTCAGCCGGGTCTCCTGGCCCCTGCGGACGAAGGAGTGCGCGCCCTCACCGCCGTGCTCGATGCGCTCCCAGGCGTACTCCTCGATACGGATGCGGGCCCGGTGGATGGCCGGCTGGGAGGTCACGAAGTGGCGGGCGAGGTGGATGCCGAACTGCTCGGCGGACTCGATGCCGTGCTCCTTGGCGAAGGCGTACACCGTGTTCTTGGTGGTGTCCGTCGGCAGGACGTTCGCGTTCGAGCCGGAGAGGTGGACCTCCTCCATGTCGCCGGAGAGCGACACGGAGACGTTGAGGTCCTTGATGTGGTGGGTGGCGCCGTCCCGCGTGATCTTGACGACCCGGTTCTCGGCCTTGCCGTACTGGTTCTGCCCCAACACCGGGCGGGCAGGGCGGGAATGGTCGGTCATCGGTGCTAGCTCCCTCGGTATACGGAGTAGCCGAACGGGTTGAGCAGCAGCGGTACGTGGTAATGCTCGCCGGGCGTCACCGCGAAGGTGATGACGACCTCGGGGAAGAACACGGCACCGCTGTCCCGATTCGCGGGGGCGTCCTGCTGCGCATCGGCTTGCTTCTTCACGGACTGTTCGAGGTAGGGCTCGACCTCGAAGTCGAGCCGTACGTGGGTGGTGCCCTCCGGCAGCGCCGGCAGGTCCTTACACCGGCCGTCGGCGTCGGTCGCGGATCCGCCGAGCGTCTGCCACGTCGCGTCGCGCCCGGAGCGGGCGGCGAGGTGGACGGCGACGCCCTCGGCGGGACGGCCGGCGGAGGTGTCCAGGATGTGTGTGGACACCGAGGCGGTCGTGCTGGTGCTCATGATCGGGCTTCCTCTTCGACGAGCCGGGCCAGGCGAATGCGGTTGATCTTGCCCAGTTCGGTGCGGACGATCTCGCGTTCCCGCTCGGGCGCGTTGCCGATCCGTTCCTTGACCGCGTCGCGCATCTGCTCGCCGGTGCGGCCGGTGGCGCAGATCAGGAAGACATGGCCGAACTTCTCCTGGTAGGCCAGGTTCAGTTCGAGCATCTCCGCCTTCAGCTCGTCCGAGGCGCCGGCCATCCCGCGCTGCTCACGCGCCGACGTCGGATCGCCCGGCTTCGGGCGGCCGATCGGCGGATGTCCGGCCATCGCCTCCGCCAGGTCCTCGGCGGTCAGCTCGGCCATGGCCGCGTCACTGGCGGCGAAGAGGTCCTCGACGGCGGCGTACGGGCGGCCGGCGAGGAGCCTGCGCCCCCATTCCGCCGAGGCGCACGCCTCGTGGAGCGCCGCGGTGGCCGCGTGCTTCTCCAGGGCGTTGAACCGGGCGAGGCCCGGTGTCGAGGAACTCGAAGTCACGGGAGCCTCCGTGGCCGTGTCGCTGGACTGGCTTACGGCAAGCTAACGCCCCGCGACGACACCGCGTCAACAGTTTGTTGAAAAATCGCGGTTACGGATCGCGACCGCGCCAGGCACCCGGAAGCCCTCAGGCCTCTTTCTCGCGGTTGAGGTAGTTGTAGACGGTGAAGCGGCTGACGCCGAGCGCGCTCGCGACGGTCTCCACGCCGTGGCGCACGGAGAAGGCGCCGCGCGCCTCCAGTATCCGTACGACTTCCTGCTTGGCCTTGCGGTCGAGGTCGGCCAGCGGCTTGCCCACCTTGCGCTCCAGCGCGGCCAGGATGTGATCCAGCGACTCGGCGAGCTGCGGCAGGCGTACGGCGACGACGTCGGCGCCCTCCCAGGCGAGGACGACGTCGTCGGGGCCGGCCTCGTCCGGCGGCAGCATGACTCCGCCCATGGCGTCGACCAGCGGTTTGACGGCCGCGACGAAGGGCTCGTCGCCGGTGCCGGTCACTGGCCGGCCTCCCCGATCACATTGACCTGGAGCGAGATCCGGGTGGCGCCGGACTCCAGGGTCCTGCGCAGGAGGGTGTCCACGGCGGTGAGTACCGCCTCGGCGCCTCCCTCCGCCGTGTTGCCGAACGGGCCGACGTCCACCGCGTCCAGGTCGGCCGCCTCGACGACCTCGCGGGC
Encoded proteins:
- a CDS encoding acyl-CoA thioesterase; protein product: MTEPFFVPVTVRGYETDIQGHLNQSVYLQYGEHARWALLQAAGIRQADLMAKGVGPVALETTISYRRELLAGDEVEVTCVFVWGEGKTFRIEQTVRRTDGTVAAEITGVGGLMDLKIRKLVADPGEYFRALAADPSLFGF
- a CDS encoding peroxidase family protein, which encodes MVHRHHRETYFVVDEGRILEFEKGEAIARVPSATEQQMAFRFSRFGEKGVQLDETLRGKLAEAMTTGTGGADPDSGEPGTAIPAGFTYLGQFVDHDLTLDRTQVGLGEPVPVEDLAQGRSPALDLDSLYGMGPKHASSARFYEPDGRLKTGTTLGVGFPPEFPPASIDQEGFDLPRAGEAAGGTQADKRAPLIPDARNDENLAVGQLHLAFIRFHNRVVDHLAERGVPEHRLFHAARDIVVKHYQWVLRTDFLPRIVDPDIVERVFTRGRKHFERPGYTRPGDLPTMPIEFSVAAYRLGHSMVRGAYQWNSVFRAGGPGPIASLGLLFRFSGTAGNLTPGPDDLSDLDDPNSGENLRLPSNWIVDFRRLFDFGETGRDDLVVPEGEFNVAKRLDTLLVDPLATLPTGTFDGRGRPAPPPIQRNLAFRNLTRAAMVELATGPQLAAQMGFKPLTEDQILRGDGGAVLEGLSDAERAQLVEHTPLWFYVLREAEVNEAHPGRLTGVGGTLVAEVFHRAMEGSRTSIVKHPHWRPSLPAHRKGRFTMTDLLLFAFENDPALLNPLG
- a CDS encoding alpha-N-acetylglucosaminidase, with the translated sequence MPLARRALLAALAVSSAAACTSARAIPSDDAPRTDKALRTASVAARRLLPDHWRQITFAEGQERDTFRVSGSTGHVTVAGDTPATQLTGLNWYLRHIAYAEINWAGEQTDLLPRELPGLDGTVSRRANVPHRFALNDTNDGYTGAYLDWTYWERELDVLALHGYNEVLVYAGADALYHRVFQEFGYADEELRTWIPGPAHQPWWLLQNLSAFPSPVSQQLLDARAALGRRIADRVRELGMTPVFPGYFGTVPAGFAERNPGARTVPQGEWMGFARPDWLDPRTDEFARVAAAFYRVQDEMCGGASTLYKMDLLHEGGDPGDVPVADAAKGVERALRRAHPGATWVILGWQHNPPRAIVDAVDKKHMLVVDGLSDRFPTVTDREADWGDTPYAFGSIWNFGGHTVLGANTPDWAELYEKWRTNGGSKLRGIALMPEAADNNPAAFALFSELAWREGALDLKAWFAEWAHARYGARDAHAEAAWDILRRTAYGTTRADSWSEGADGLFGARPALNSVRAGRWSPKRLRYDAADFEPALGELLRVRTELRASSAYRRDLLDVARQSLSNRSRVLLPRIKEAYDAGNADRFDELSGVWLSLMDLLDELVATDSRHLLGRWVADARSWGAGAAEREQLAYDNLSLLTVWGTRKGADAGLRDYANREWAGLVGGLYRLRWSTYFEELRAALKEGRAPKKIDWFALEDRWTRDPGPLATEPSGDTYTVAARVRDRLTALS
- a CDS encoding 8-oxoguanine deaminase yields the protein MAATQRVVIENAAIATVDAKDTEYTSGHVVVADNMIESVGAGKAPEGLADVVRRIDATGHLVTPGLVNSHHHFYQWITRGLATDHNLFDWLVALYPTWARIDERMTYAAAQGSLGMLARGGVTTAMDHHYVFPQGTGDLSGSIIRAAREMGVRFTLARGSMDRSEKDGGLPPDFAVETLQGALAATEATVDEHHDASFGAMTQVAVAPCSPFSVSTELLKQGAELARRKGVRLHTHGSETVEEEQFCKELFGMGPTDYFESTGWLGEDVWMAHCVHMNDSDIDAFARTKTGVAHCPSSNARLAAGIARVPDMLAAGVPVGLGVDGTASNESGELHTELRNALLINRLGAHREAALNARQALRLGTFGGAQVLGRASEIGSLEVGKLADLVLWKLDTLAHASIADPVAALVFGAAAPVTASFVNGRQIVEHGRLLHVDEDAIARSTRAEAQRLARIAAGS
- the pucL gene encoding factor-independent urate hydroxylase, which codes for MTDHSRPARPVLGQNQYGKAENRVVKITRDGATHHIKDLNVSVSLSGDMEEVHLSGSNANVLPTDTTKNTVYAFAKEHGIESAEQFGIHLARHFVTSQPAIHRARIRIEEYAWERIEHGGEGAHSFVRRGQETRLTQITYDGSSWEVVSGLKDLTVMNSTDSEFWGYVKDKYTTLPEAYDRVLATEVSARWRFNWTDDEREMPDWEASYEQVKKHMLQAFAETYSLSLQQTLYQMGARIIDNRDEVDEVRFSLPNKHHFLVDLAPFGLKNDTADGAVYFAADRPYGLIEATVLRDGCEEKIPADLTNL
- the uraH gene encoding hydroxyisourate hydrolase, producing MSTSTTASVSTHILDTSAGRPAEGVAVHLAARSGRDATWQTLGGSATDADGRCKDLPALPEGTTHVRLDFEVEPYLEQSVKKQADAQQDAPANRDSGAVFFPEVVITFAVTPGEHYHVPLLLNPFGYSVYRGS
- the uraD gene encoding 2-oxo-4-hydroxy-4-carboxy-5-ureidoimidazoline decarboxylase, which translates into the protein MTSSSSTPGLARFNALEKHAATAALHEACASAEWGRRLLAGRPYAAVEDLFAASDAAMAELTAEDLAEAMAGHPPIGRPKPGDPTSAREQRGMAGASDELKAEMLELNLAYQEKFGHVFLICATGRTGEQMRDAVKERIGNAPEREREIVRTELGKINRIRLARLVEEEARS
- a CDS encoding helix-turn-helix domain-containing protein — encoded protein: MTGTGDEPFVAAVKPLVDAMGGVMLPPDEAGPDDVVLAWEGADVVAVRLPQLAESLDHILAALERKVGKPLADLDRKAKQEVVRILEARGAFSVRHGVETVASALGVSRFTVYNYLNREKEA